From Mytilus edulis chromosome 9, xbMytEdul2.2, whole genome shotgun sequence, the proteins below share one genomic window:
- the LOC139489412 gene encoding uncharacterized protein yields MTSDNLYTVDQSTSSVKSQVTTFELLKDAGERIKVVDLPAEIEVYSYPNGLNNLNYTYVNLSATTDSPMFFIELRLNETNVVPVLIVRPDDTTANITYYVRKGGIPSQHTYDMKGFILTDSEVEDSTNSYLVKMDISGLWTGRERLPTMVYIGLEADYNITEVSPMAEVAVLVLGCYYWSEQDKQWSQRGVKCKPAVRLVTEQIQ; encoded by the exons ATGACATCAGATAACTTGTACACTGTTGACCAGAGCACTTCTAGTGTCAAATCTCAAGTGACAACATTTGAATTATTAAAGGATGCCGGGGAAAGGATTAAAGTGGTCGATCTACCTGCAGAGATTGAGGTGTACAGCTATCCAAATGgattaaacaatttaaattataCATACGTCAATTTATCAGCCACAACAGATTCACCAATGTTCTTTATTGAACTGAGGTTAAATGAGACTAACGTTGTTCCAGTGTTAATTGTCAGGCCAGATGATACAACTGCTAATATAACCTATTATGTCAGAAAGGGAGGTATACCAAGTCAACATACATATGATATGAAGGGCTTTATTTTGACTGACTCAGAGGTTGAAGACAGCACCAATAGTTACTTGGTTAAAATGGATATATCTGGTTTATGGACAGGAAGAGAAAGATTACCTACAATGGTCTATATTGGACTGGAGGCTGATTACA ATATAACTGAAGTGTCACCAATGGCTGAGGTAGCAGTTCTTGTATTGGGATGTTACTATTGGTCTGAGCAGGATAAACAGTGGAGTCAAAGAGGTGTAAAA
- the LOC139489467 gene encoding gastric triacylglycerol lipase-like isoform X2: MASVSRQGRVKIQLIIYNGYKAETHFVPTEDGFILGLHRIPYGRYDKPGGSRPVVLLQHGLLADSSCYLFNGYNGSLGFILADAGYDVWLGNSRGNTYSMNHTKYNSTQEQFWDFSWQDMADKDIPAMVDYILQTTNQTNVVFIGHSQGTIIGFTGFSRNKQLAKKVKLFIALAPIAKLGDVRGLTSILVKALKPNIDEVFTLFGRKGFFLNNSINMDIADKICDTDASAYICSEFTDLIYGHGLPNYDWRRVPVYMSHIPSGTSVRNMVHFGQGVISGEFQLYDFGTAVENMARYNRTTPPYVNITQVDVPVAIYSGGNDYLADPTDVKFISDNLKHIVENKDYPKWNHADFVVGDTPPKTLYKDMLKLMVHCMSYH; this comes from the exons ATGGCTTCTGTCTCACGCCAAGGACGAGTAAAG ATACAGCTTATAATATACAATGGGTATAAAGCAGAAACTCACTTCGTACCAACTGAGGATGGGTTTATCCTGGGATTACATAGAATACCGTACGGACGATACGATAAACCAGGAG gtTCTAGACCAGTTGTACTACTACAGCATGGACTATTGGCAGATTCATCTTGTTATCTGTTTAATGGTTATAATGGAAGTTTGGGGTTTATTCTAGCAGATGCTGGGTACGATGTTTGGCTTGGTAACTCTCGCGGGAATACGTATTCAATGAATCATACGAAATACAACTCAACACAAGAACAGTTCTGGGATTTTAG ttGGCAGGATATGGCAGATAAAGACATACCAGCCATGGTGGATTATATACTCCAAACTACAAACCAAACCAATGTAGTGTTCATAGGTCATTCCCAGGGTACGATTATTGGATTCACTGGATTCAGCAGAAACAAACAATTGGCAAAGAAGGTCAAGCTGTTCATTGCACTAGCACCCATTGCAAAATTGGGAGATGTCAGGGGACTCACATCTATACTTGTCAAAGCATTAAAACCTAACATAGAT gAGGTTTTTACTTTATTTGGTAGGAAAGGCTTCTTCTTAAACAATTCTATTAACATGGACATAGCAGATAAGATTTGTGATACTGATGCATCAGCATATATTTGCTCAGAATTTACAGATCTAATTTATGGACATGGTCTGCCTAATTATGATTGG AGAAGAGTACCTGTATACATGTCTCATATTCCATCTGGTACCTCTGTGCGAAACATGGTCCATTTTGGACAG GGAGTTATAAGTGGTGAGTTCCAGCTATATGACTTTGGAACGGCAGTTGAAAATATGGCTCGATATAATCgg ACGACACCGCCGTATGTGAATATAACACAAGTAGATGTTCCAGTGGCTATATACTCTGGTGGCAACGATTATCTAGCTGATCCTACGGACGTCAAGTTTATCAGTGATAATCTTAAGCATATTGTAGAAAATAAGGACTATCCTAAATGGAATCACGCGGACTTTGTTGTTGGGGATACACCACCAAAGACATTATACAAAGATATGTTAAAATTGATGG TACACTGTATGTCATACCACTAG
- the LOC139489467 gene encoding gastric triacylglycerol lipase-like isoform X3: MASVSRQGRVKIQLIIYNGYKAETHFVPTEDGFILGLHRIPYGRYDKPGGSRPVVLLQHGLLADSSCYLFNGYNGSLGFILADAGYDVWLGNSRGNTYSMNHTKYNSTQEQFWDFSWQDMADKDIPAMVDYILQTTNQTNVVFIGHSQGTIIGFTGFSRNKQLAKKVKLFIALAPIAKLGDVRGLTSILVKALKPNIDEVFTLFGRKGFFLNNSINMDIADKICDTDASAYICSEFTDLIYGHGLPNYDWRRVPVYMSHIPSGTSVRNMVHFGQGVISGEFQLYDFGTAVENMARYNRTTPPYVNITQVDVPVAIYSGGNDYLADPTDVKFISDNLKHIVENKDYPKWNHADFVVGDTPPKTLYKDMLKLMGKLK, translated from the exons ATGGCTTCTGTCTCACGCCAAGGACGAGTAAAG ATACAGCTTATAATATACAATGGGTATAAAGCAGAAACTCACTTCGTACCAACTGAGGATGGGTTTATCCTGGGATTACATAGAATACCGTACGGACGATACGATAAACCAGGAG gtTCTAGACCAGTTGTACTACTACAGCATGGACTATTGGCAGATTCATCTTGTTATCTGTTTAATGGTTATAATGGAAGTTTGGGGTTTATTCTAGCAGATGCTGGGTACGATGTTTGGCTTGGTAACTCTCGCGGGAATACGTATTCAATGAATCATACGAAATACAACTCAACACAAGAACAGTTCTGGGATTTTAG ttGGCAGGATATGGCAGATAAAGACATACCAGCCATGGTGGATTATATACTCCAAACTACAAACCAAACCAATGTAGTGTTCATAGGTCATTCCCAGGGTACGATTATTGGATTCACTGGATTCAGCAGAAACAAACAATTGGCAAAGAAGGTCAAGCTGTTCATTGCACTAGCACCCATTGCAAAATTGGGAGATGTCAGGGGACTCACATCTATACTTGTCAAAGCATTAAAACCTAACATAGAT gAGGTTTTTACTTTATTTGGTAGGAAAGGCTTCTTCTTAAACAATTCTATTAACATGGACATAGCAGATAAGATTTGTGATACTGATGCATCAGCATATATTTGCTCAGAATTTACAGATCTAATTTATGGACATGGTCTGCCTAATTATGATTGG AGAAGAGTACCTGTATACATGTCTCATATTCCATCTGGTACCTCTGTGCGAAACATGGTCCATTTTGGACAG GGAGTTATAAGTGGTGAGTTCCAGCTATATGACTTTGGAACGGCAGTTGAAAATATGGCTCGATATAATCgg ACGACACCGCCGTATGTGAATATAACACAAGTAGATGTTCCAGTGGCTATATACTCTGGTGGCAACGATTATCTAGCTGATCCTACGGACGTCAAGTTTATCAGTGATAATCTTAAGCATATTGTAGAAAATAAGGACTATCCTAAATGGAATCACGCGGACTTTGTTGTTGGGGATACACCACCAAAGACATTATACAAAGATATGTTAAAATTGATGGGTAAACTGAAATGA
- the LOC139489467 gene encoding gastric triacylglycerol lipase-like isoform X1 codes for MDLLLWSLITTFITISNGFSPLYSKQLLKGHDVSPEVFMNSIQLIIYNGYKAETHFVPTEDGFILGLHRIPYGRYDKPGGSRPVVLLQHGLLADSSCYLFNGYNGSLGFILADAGYDVWLGNSRGNTYSMNHTKYNSTQEQFWDFSWQDMADKDIPAMVDYILQTTNQTNVVFIGHSQGTIIGFTGFSRNKQLAKKVKLFIALAPIAKLGDVRGLTSILVKALKPNIDEVFTLFGRKGFFLNNSINMDIADKICDTDASAYICSEFTDLIYGHGLPNYDWRRVPVYMSHIPSGTSVRNMVHFGQGVISGEFQLYDFGTAVENMARYNRTTPPYVNITQVDVPVAIYSGGNDYLADPTDVKFISDNLKHIVENKDYPKWNHADFVVGDTPPKTLYKDMLKLMGKLK; via the exons ATGGATCTTTTGTTATGGTCATTAATAACAACTTTCATCACGATATCCAATGGATTCTCGCCTCTTTATTCCAAACAGTTACTAAAGGGACACGATGTTTCTCCTGAAGTCTTTATGAACTCG ATACAGCTTATAATATACAATGGGTATAAAGCAGAAACTCACTTCGTACCAACTGAGGATGGGTTTATCCTGGGATTACATAGAATACCGTACGGACGATACGATAAACCAGGAG gtTCTAGACCAGTTGTACTACTACAGCATGGACTATTGGCAGATTCATCTTGTTATCTGTTTAATGGTTATAATGGAAGTTTGGGGTTTATTCTAGCAGATGCTGGGTACGATGTTTGGCTTGGTAACTCTCGCGGGAATACGTATTCAATGAATCATACGAAATACAACTCAACACAAGAACAGTTCTGGGATTTTAG ttGGCAGGATATGGCAGATAAAGACATACCAGCCATGGTGGATTATATACTCCAAACTACAAACCAAACCAATGTAGTGTTCATAGGTCATTCCCAGGGTACGATTATTGGATTCACTGGATTCAGCAGAAACAAACAATTGGCAAAGAAGGTCAAGCTGTTCATTGCACTAGCACCCATTGCAAAATTGGGAGATGTCAGGGGACTCACATCTATACTTGTCAAAGCATTAAAACCTAACATAGAT gAGGTTTTTACTTTATTTGGTAGGAAAGGCTTCTTCTTAAACAATTCTATTAACATGGACATAGCAGATAAGATTTGTGATACTGATGCATCAGCATATATTTGCTCAGAATTTACAGATCTAATTTATGGACATGGTCTGCCTAATTATGATTGG AGAAGAGTACCTGTATACATGTCTCATATTCCATCTGGTACCTCTGTGCGAAACATGGTCCATTTTGGACAG GGAGTTATAAGTGGTGAGTTCCAGCTATATGACTTTGGAACGGCAGTTGAAAATATGGCTCGATATAATCgg ACGACACCGCCGTATGTGAATATAACACAAGTAGATGTTCCAGTGGCTATATACTCTGGTGGCAACGATTATCTAGCTGATCCTACGGACGTCAAGTTTATCAGTGATAATCTTAAGCATATTGTAGAAAATAAGGACTATCCTAAATGGAATCACGCGGACTTTGTTGTTGGGGATACACCACCAAAGACATTATACAAAGATATGTTAAAATTGATGGGTAAACTGAAATGA
- the LOC139489468 gene encoding gastric triacylglycerol lipase-like, which yields MNALRVGDIVVLVCTIASASPISDNSMQKVDPDAYRNVSQLITSKGYPFEEHSVVTEDGYILGLHRIPPKHSSGNNGRNPVVLLQHGLLCCSASWVDNLASQSLGFMLADRGIDVWMGNSRGNTYSKRHKTLKPTDEKFWDFTWDEMAKFDLPATVDYIINSTNSSQIYYAGHSQGTMIVFAELGRNPTLATKIKHFFVLAPVATLGNVGGPFKAVAPFAKDLDIFFNLFGKGEFLPTSDFIRLLGRDFCGNNLGSIVCENVLFFIAGYDTKEMNRTRIPVYVEEHPAGTSVKNILHYGQSVLSGKFQMFDYGSSKANMEHYNQTTAPLYDASLMKNNVSLYTGGHDILADPKDVKDLIKKLPNIYRHTDITIYEHLDFIWAIEANRQCYDDIIMTILSQNNH from the exons ATGAATGCGCTACGTGTTGGAGATATTGTAGTTTTAGTTTGTACTATCGCGAGTGCATCGCCTATATCGGATAATTCTATGCAGAAGGTAGATCCAGATGCCTATAGAAACGTT tCACAGTTAATAACAAGCAAGGGATATCCTTTTGAAGAGCACTCCGTGGTGACAGAAGATGGTTATATACTTGGTTTACACAGAATTCCTCCAAAGCATAGCTCAG GGAATAATGGCAGAAACCCTGTCGTTTTGCTTCAACATGGTCTTCTGTGTTGTTCTGCTTCCTGGGTGGACAATCTAGCCAGTCAGAGCCTTGGTTTTATGTTGGCTGACCGAGGCATTGATGTTTGGATGGGAAACAGTCGAGGGAACACATACTCAAAACGACATAAAACATTAAAACCTACAGATGAAAAATTCTGGGATTTTAC TTGGGACGAAATGGCAAAATTCGACCTGCCTGCCACAGTAGATTACATAATAAACTCAACCAACAGCAGTCAGATATATTATGCCGGTCATTCCCAAGGCACAATGATTGTATTCGCTGAATTAGGACGAAATCCAACACTAGCTACCAAAATTAAACATTTCTTTGTCCTAGCACCTGTGGCTACTCTTGGCAACGTCGGAGGACCTTTTAAGGCAGTTGCTCCGTTTGCAAAAGATCTTGAT ATATTTTTCAATCTATTCGGGAAAGGAGAATTTTTACCAACATCTGACTTCATTCGTTTACTTGGACGTGATTTCTGTGGAAATAACCTAGGAAGTATTGTTTGTGAAAATGTCCTTTTCTTTATTGCTGGCTATGATACAAAAGAGATGAATCGG acAAGGATTCCAGTATATGTCGAAGAACATCCAGCAGGAACATCAGTTAAAAATATTCTTCACTATGGCCAG AGTGTGTTGAGTGGAAAGTTTCAAATGTTTGATTACGGTTCTTCCAAGGCCAATATGGAACACTACAATCAG ACCACAGCTCCGTTATATGACGCCAGTTTGATGAAGAACAATGTATCCTTATACACGGGTGGACATGATATCCTGGCTGACCCCAAAGACGTGAAAGATCTGATAAAAAAGCTTCCGAATATTTACCGTCATACAGATATCACGATCTACGAGCATCTTGACTTTATCTGGGCCATAGAAGCTAATAGACAATGCTATGATGATATTATTATGACAATTTTATCACAGAACAATCATTAA